In Musa acuminata AAA Group cultivar baxijiao chromosome BXJ2-3, Cavendish_Baxijiao_AAA, whole genome shotgun sequence, the following proteins share a genomic window:
- the LOC103979912 gene encoding AP2/ERF and B3 domain-containing transcription repressor RAV2 — MNSAQVACGEIRKRASPLVAGAKSLQRVGSGGSDVIDPEVGVEAESRKLPPSQYKGVVPQPNGRWGAQIYEKHQRVWLGTFNREAEAARAYDVAVQRFRGRDAITNLRPLNDADNNDDAAELFFLGSHSKAEIVDMLRKHTYNEELQQSKRSFGADKKAATSPGDTKSPIGTQRQHLFDKAMTPSDVGKLNRLVIPKHHAEKHFPVMEAGGAASRGVLLSFEDSSGKVWRFRYSYWNSSQSYVLTKGWSRFVKEKGLGAGDVVTFQRSTGPGKQLFIDSKSPVQIFRLFGVNIVRTPAAGSAACCGTGKRTRDRMELASSQEMVKKQCTESL; from the coding sequence ATGAACTCGGCGCAAGTTGCCTGCGGCGAGATTAGGAAGAGGGCTTCCCCGCTGGTGGCTGGTGCTAAGAGCTTGCAGCGAGTTGGTAGCGGCGGAAGCGACGTCATCGACCCGGAGGTGGGCGTCGAGGCCGAGTCCCGGAAGCTGCCGCCCTCGCAGTACAAAGGCGTCGTCCCCCAGCCCAATGGCCGGTGGGGCGCGCAGATCTACGAGAAGCACCAGCGCGTCTGGCTCGGCACCTTCAACCGGGAGGCCGAGGCCGCGCGCGCCTACGACGTGGCCGTGCAACGGTTCCGAGGCCGCGACGCCATCACCAACCTCAGGCCGCTGAACGATGCCGACAACAACGACGACGCGGCCGAGCTTTTCTTCCTTGGTTCTCATTCCAAGGCGGAGATCGTGGACATGCTCAGAAAGCACACCTACAACGAGGAGCTACAGCAGAGCAAGCGATCCTTCGGTGCCGACAAGAAGGCGGCTACTTCTCCCGGCGATACGAAGTCACCTATCGGAACCCAAAGGCAGCACCTCTTTGACAAGGCGATGACGCCCAGCGACGTCGGCAAGCTCAACCGATTAGTGATACCGAAGCATCACGCTGAGAAGCACTTCCCGGTGATGGAGGCCGGTGGCGCCGCCAGCAGGGGCGTGCTGCTAAGCTTCGAGGACTCAAGCGGGAAGGTATGGCGGTTCCGATACTCCTACTGGAACAGCAGCCAGAGCTACGTGCTGACCAAAGGTTGGAGTCGGTTCGTCAAGGAGAAGGGCCTCGGGGCCGGCGACGTGGTCACCTTCCAAAGGTCGACTGGCCCGGGGAAGCAGCTGTTCATCGATTCCAAGTCGCCCGTGCAGATCTTCAGGCTCTTCGGCGTCAACATTGTTAGGACTCCGGCGGCAGGGAGTGCCGCCTGTTGCGGAACTGGAAAGAGGACCAGAGATCGGATGGAGTTGGCATCATCACAAGAGATGGTCAAGAAGCAATGCACAGAGTCTTTGTAG
- the LOC135608441 gene encoding uncharacterized protein LOC135608441, with product MASADAVSPSSARRSLRHLLFNPPSPSSPRPHRAADWNPLIAPPPPQPPRKKKGLAAAAFRGLGCASASASQAYAPAAAAAAAVRSSADWQGKRPRRRREKKKAERKNQAIGDVWCAPGMPFAAEASVDCVVAHQPMVSRGRPDAAERIHRERPYFPRRVGHREEISTFMDSPPVLDTPFFGPDLFPSGHLRHLRGFHRAPGGLEELMMFQTRILLGGGLDVYDRFREWRLDVDNMSYEELLELGDKIGSVSTGLREEEIARNLRKIKHSVFDASARHLTTEIERKCSICQEEYEANDETGRLECGHGYHMYCIKQWLLLKNACPVCKAPVLKT from the exons ATGGCGTCCGCTGACGCCGTTTCGCCGTCGTCAGCCCGCCGCAGCCTCAGGCACCTCCTCTTTAatcccccctccccctcctcccccAGGCCCCACCGCGCCGCCGACTGGAACCCACTGATCGCACCTCCTCCCCCTCAACCGCCGCGCAAGAAGAAGGGGCTCGCAGCGGCGGCGTTCCGCGGGCTCGGGTGCGCGTCCGCTTCCGCGTCGCAGGCGTACgcgcccgccgccgccgctgccgccgcggtGAGGTCGTCGGCGGATTGGCAGGGCAAGCGGCCGCGGCGtaggagggagaagaagaaggccgAGAGGAAGAACCAGGCCATCGGGGACGTCTGGTGCGCCCCCGGGATGCCGTTCGCCGCCGAGGCGTCGGTGGACTGCGTGGTGGCGCACCAGCCAATGGTCTCGAGAGGAAGGCCGGATGCTGCCGAGCGGATCCACAGGGAG CGACCTTACTTCCCTAGAAGGGTTGGCCACAGAGAAGAGATCTCAACCTTCATGGATTCTCCCCCAGTTCTTGATACGCCATTTTTTGGACCTGATCTCTTTCCATCAGGACACCTTCGCCACTTGCGAGGATTTCACCGTGCTCCTGGTGGGCTTGAGGAG CTCATGATGTTCCAGACAAGAATTTTGTTGGGTGGAGGACTGGATGTATACGACCGATTCCGTGAATGGCGACTTGATGTTGATAATATGTCATATGAG GAACTGCTTGAGCTGGGTGACAAAATTGGGTCCGTGAGCACTGGACTGAGAGAGGAAGAGATTGCACGCAATCTCAGGAAAATAAAGCATTCAGTTTTTGACGCCTCAGCAAGGCATCTCACGACCGAAATCGAACGGAAATGTAGTATCTGCCAA GAAGAATATGAAGCCAACGATGAAACCGGAAGGCTGGAGTGCGGCCATGGCTACCATATGTACTGCATAAAGCAGTGGCTCTTGCTGAAGAATGCCTGCCCTGTTTGCAAGGCACCTGTTCTCAAGACTTAG
- the LOC103979911 gene encoding receptor protein kinase-like protein ZAR1 isoform X1 — protein MCHPLMGLSSSSPSPLSLLCLLCAASLLLVVNGLNGEGTALLSFKAGIREDPSGSLASWNSSDQDPCSWNGITCRGVSVVALSLPKKKLVGYLPSALGSLRSLRHVNLRNNRLFGNLSAGLFAARGLQSLVLYGNFLSGSLPPEIGQLLYLQNLDLSGNLFAGSLPTSLIQCKRLKALVLSHNNFTGPLPLGFGSSLAGLGKLDLSYNGFDGPIPSDVGNLTRLQGTLDLSHNRFSGSIPPSLGNLPEKVYIDLTYNNLSGPIPQNGALENRGPTAFIGNPDLCGPPLKNLCPSEAPPSNPFLPNNYSPPAPEGNGTYNGNSSKGVSKAAIIAIVVGDVVGIVLIALVFFYFYCKATASLGVKEDGGNSDTRLKGRKQCMCFRKEESETLSDNIEQYELVPLDRHVTFDLDGLLKASAFVLGKSGIGIVYKVVLDDGPTLAVRRLGEGGSQRFKEFQTEVEAIGKVRHPNIVTLRAYYWSIDEKLLIYDYIPNGSLSAAIHGRAGTRNSEPLSWEVRLKIMKGIAKGLAFLHEFSPKKYVHGDLKPNNVLLGLDMEPYISDFGVGRLANIAGGSPFLQSDRIAVEKTQSQQSDVAFGPVISRGSCYQAPEALKTLKPSQKWDVYAYGVILLELISGRSPLVLLETMEMDLVCWIQFCIEEKKPLLDVLDPFLAQELDREDEIITVLKIALACVQVDPEKRPSMRHATDTIQRLINKN, from the exons ATG TGTCATCCACTCATGGGCTTGTCGTCATCGTCACCATCTCCTCTGTCGCTTCTCTGCCTTCTGTGCGCCGCCTCTCTTCTCCTCGTTGTTAATGGCCTGAACGGCGAAGGCACCGCACTCCTCTCCTTCAAGGCTGGCATCAGGGAGGACCCCAGTGGCTCCCTTGCAAGCTGGAACTCTTCCGACCAGGACCCCTGCTCCTGGAACGGGATCACCTGCAGGGGTGTCTCGGTGGTCGCTCTAAGCCTGCCGAAGAAGAAGCTGGTAGGCTACCTCCCCTCTGCTCTCGGCTCCCTCCGATCTCTGAGGCACGTCAACCTTCGGAACAACAGGCTCTTCGGCAACCTCTCCGCCGGCCTCTTCGCCGCCCGTGGGCTACAAAGTTTGGTCCTTTACGGGAATTTCTTGTCCGGGTCGCTCCCGCCGGAGATCGGCCAGCTTCTGTACCTTCAGAACTTGGACCTTTCCGGCAACCTGTTCGCCGGCTCGTTGCCGACCTCTTTGATCCAGTGCAAGCGGTTGAAGGCCCTCGTCCTGAGCCACAACAACTTCACCGGTCCTTTGCCCCTTGGTTTCGGTAGTAGCCTTGCTGGGTTGGGGAAGCTCGATCTTTCTTACAACGGATTCGATGGTCCGATTCCGAGTGACGTCGGTAATCTTACTAGGCTTCAAGGAACCCTGGATTTGTCCCACAACCGGTTCTCTGGCTCGATCCCGCCGAGCCTTGGAAATCTGCCGGAGAAGGTCTACATCGATCTCACCTATAACAATCTCAGCGGGCCGATACCCCAAAATGGGGCTCTGGAGAACAGAGGACCGACGGCTTTCATCGGAAATCCGGACCTTTGTGGCCCGCCGTTGAAGAACCTGTGTCCTTCCGAAGCGCCGCCGTCGAATCCCTTCCTCCCCAACAATTATTCGCCTCCGGCACCTGAGGGAAATGGCACTTATAATGGAAACAGCAGCAAAGGTGTGAGTAAAGCTGCAATTATTGCGATTGTGGTGGGCGATGTGGTCGGAATTGTTCTTATTGCATTGGTGTTCTTTTACTTTTACTGCAAGGCAACTGCTTCACTCGGCGTCAAAGAAGATGGAGGGAATTCTGacacaaggttgaagggcaggaAACAATGTATGTGCTTTAGGAAGGAGGAATCAGAGACCTTATCGGATAACATCGAGCAGTATGAGCTAGTGCCATTGGATAGGCATGTGACCTTTGATCTTGATGGACTTTTGAAGGCGTCCGCGTTCGTCTTGGGGAAGAGCGGGATCGGTATCGTCTACAAGGTTGTGCTGGACGACGGACCGACTTTGGCTGTGAGGAGGCTGGGGGAAGGAGGATCACAAAGGTTCAAAGAGTTCCAAACCGAGGTGGAAGCAATTGGAAAGGTTCGACATCCTAATATTGTTACCCTGAGAGCTTATTACTGGTCGATCGATGAGAAGCTGCTTATCTATGATTATATTCCTAATGGCAGCCTCTCTGCTGCTATTCATG GGAGAGCTGGAACAAGGAATTCGGAACCACTGTCATGGGAAGTACGCTTAAAGATCATGAAAGGAATAGCAAAGGGCTTGGCTTTCTTGCATGAATTCAGTCCGAAGAAGTATGTTCATGGCGATCTCAAGCCTAATAATGTGCTACTCGGACTGGATATGGAACCCTACATATCTGATTTTGGGGTCGGACGTCTGGCAAACATTGCAGGAGGATCTCCATTTTTGCAGTCGGACAGAATAGCCGTTGAGAAAACTCAGAGCCAACAATCAGATGTTGCATTCGGTCCCGTCATAAGTAGGGGATCATGTTATCAGGCTCCTGAGGCATTGAAGACCCTGAAACCATCTCAAAAATGGGACGTTTACGCATATGGAGTGATTCTATTAGAACTGATCTCTGGCAGGTCTCCACTAGTTCTTTTGGAGACCATGGAAATGGACTTGGTCTGCTGGATTCAGTTTTGTATCGAAGAGAAAAAACCCCTCTTGGATGTGTTGGACCCTTTTCTAGCTCAGGAATTGGATAGAGAAGATGAAATTATCACAGTGCTGAAAATTGCCCTGGCTTGTGTTCAAGTTGATCCTGAAAAGAGACCATCAATGAGGCATGCCACCGATACCATCCAAAGATTGATCAACAAGAACTAG
- the LOC103979911 gene encoding receptor protein kinase-like protein ZAR1 isoform X2, translating to MGLSSSSPSPLSLLCLLCAASLLLVVNGLNGEGTALLSFKAGIREDPSGSLASWNSSDQDPCSWNGITCRGVSVVALSLPKKKLVGYLPSALGSLRSLRHVNLRNNRLFGNLSAGLFAARGLQSLVLYGNFLSGSLPPEIGQLLYLQNLDLSGNLFAGSLPTSLIQCKRLKALVLSHNNFTGPLPLGFGSSLAGLGKLDLSYNGFDGPIPSDVGNLTRLQGTLDLSHNRFSGSIPPSLGNLPEKVYIDLTYNNLSGPIPQNGALENRGPTAFIGNPDLCGPPLKNLCPSEAPPSNPFLPNNYSPPAPEGNGTYNGNSSKGVSKAAIIAIVVGDVVGIVLIALVFFYFYCKATASLGVKEDGGNSDTRLKGRKQCMCFRKEESETLSDNIEQYELVPLDRHVTFDLDGLLKASAFVLGKSGIGIVYKVVLDDGPTLAVRRLGEGGSQRFKEFQTEVEAIGKVRHPNIVTLRAYYWSIDEKLLIYDYIPNGSLSAAIHGRAGTRNSEPLSWEVRLKIMKGIAKGLAFLHEFSPKKYVHGDLKPNNVLLGLDMEPYISDFGVGRLANIAGGSPFLQSDRIAVEKTQSQQSDVAFGPVISRGSCYQAPEALKTLKPSQKWDVYAYGVILLELISGRSPLVLLETMEMDLVCWIQFCIEEKKPLLDVLDPFLAQELDREDEIITVLKIALACVQVDPEKRPSMRHATDTIQRLINKN from the exons ATGGGCTTGTCGTCATCGTCACCATCTCCTCTGTCGCTTCTCTGCCTTCTGTGCGCCGCCTCTCTTCTCCTCGTTGTTAATGGCCTGAACGGCGAAGGCACCGCACTCCTCTCCTTCAAGGCTGGCATCAGGGAGGACCCCAGTGGCTCCCTTGCAAGCTGGAACTCTTCCGACCAGGACCCCTGCTCCTGGAACGGGATCACCTGCAGGGGTGTCTCGGTGGTCGCTCTAAGCCTGCCGAAGAAGAAGCTGGTAGGCTACCTCCCCTCTGCTCTCGGCTCCCTCCGATCTCTGAGGCACGTCAACCTTCGGAACAACAGGCTCTTCGGCAACCTCTCCGCCGGCCTCTTCGCCGCCCGTGGGCTACAAAGTTTGGTCCTTTACGGGAATTTCTTGTCCGGGTCGCTCCCGCCGGAGATCGGCCAGCTTCTGTACCTTCAGAACTTGGACCTTTCCGGCAACCTGTTCGCCGGCTCGTTGCCGACCTCTTTGATCCAGTGCAAGCGGTTGAAGGCCCTCGTCCTGAGCCACAACAACTTCACCGGTCCTTTGCCCCTTGGTTTCGGTAGTAGCCTTGCTGGGTTGGGGAAGCTCGATCTTTCTTACAACGGATTCGATGGTCCGATTCCGAGTGACGTCGGTAATCTTACTAGGCTTCAAGGAACCCTGGATTTGTCCCACAACCGGTTCTCTGGCTCGATCCCGCCGAGCCTTGGAAATCTGCCGGAGAAGGTCTACATCGATCTCACCTATAACAATCTCAGCGGGCCGATACCCCAAAATGGGGCTCTGGAGAACAGAGGACCGACGGCTTTCATCGGAAATCCGGACCTTTGTGGCCCGCCGTTGAAGAACCTGTGTCCTTCCGAAGCGCCGCCGTCGAATCCCTTCCTCCCCAACAATTATTCGCCTCCGGCACCTGAGGGAAATGGCACTTATAATGGAAACAGCAGCAAAGGTGTGAGTAAAGCTGCAATTATTGCGATTGTGGTGGGCGATGTGGTCGGAATTGTTCTTATTGCATTGGTGTTCTTTTACTTTTACTGCAAGGCAACTGCTTCACTCGGCGTCAAAGAAGATGGAGGGAATTCTGacacaaggttgaagggcaggaAACAATGTATGTGCTTTAGGAAGGAGGAATCAGAGACCTTATCGGATAACATCGAGCAGTATGAGCTAGTGCCATTGGATAGGCATGTGACCTTTGATCTTGATGGACTTTTGAAGGCGTCCGCGTTCGTCTTGGGGAAGAGCGGGATCGGTATCGTCTACAAGGTTGTGCTGGACGACGGACCGACTTTGGCTGTGAGGAGGCTGGGGGAAGGAGGATCACAAAGGTTCAAAGAGTTCCAAACCGAGGTGGAAGCAATTGGAAAGGTTCGACATCCTAATATTGTTACCCTGAGAGCTTATTACTGGTCGATCGATGAGAAGCTGCTTATCTATGATTATATTCCTAATGGCAGCCTCTCTGCTGCTATTCATG GGAGAGCTGGAACAAGGAATTCGGAACCACTGTCATGGGAAGTACGCTTAAAGATCATGAAAGGAATAGCAAAGGGCTTGGCTTTCTTGCATGAATTCAGTCCGAAGAAGTATGTTCATGGCGATCTCAAGCCTAATAATGTGCTACTCGGACTGGATATGGAACCCTACATATCTGATTTTGGGGTCGGACGTCTGGCAAACATTGCAGGAGGATCTCCATTTTTGCAGTCGGACAGAATAGCCGTTGAGAAAACTCAGAGCCAACAATCAGATGTTGCATTCGGTCCCGTCATAAGTAGGGGATCATGTTATCAGGCTCCTGAGGCATTGAAGACCCTGAAACCATCTCAAAAATGGGACGTTTACGCATATGGAGTGATTCTATTAGAACTGATCTCTGGCAGGTCTCCACTAGTTCTTTTGGAGACCATGGAAATGGACTTGGTCTGCTGGATTCAGTTTTGTATCGAAGAGAAAAAACCCCTCTTGGATGTGTTGGACCCTTTTCTAGCTCAGGAATTGGATAGAGAAGATGAAATTATCACAGTGCTGAAAATTGCCCTGGCTTGTGTTCAAGTTGATCCTGAAAAGAGACCATCAATGAGGCATGCCACCGATACCATCCAAAGATTGATCAACAAGAACTAG
- the LOC103979910 gene encoding putative glutamine amidotransferase GAT1_2.1 isoform X1 — MDSSDLFRILPRVLIVSRRTVRKNKFVDFVGEYHLDLIVAYGAVPVIVPRVAGIHMLLESFEPIHGVLLCEGEDINPALYGAADFSGLSLGEFEEVRRLHASDTAIDHEKDTIELWLARLCLERNIPFLGICRGSQVLNVACGGTLYQDIEKEMATKCEEGNATAHIDYSDYDGHRHPVRVAENSPLHAWFRDSLEEAKMEIWMNSYHHQGVKRLADRFVPMAFARDGLIEGFYDPVAYNPEEGKFIMGLQFHPERMRRPGTEDFDYPGCPAAYQEFVKAVIAYQRKVSSTADIENCQRLGEEMEEKRKNIVRSFSLAKHVYVSKQEMPPAKEQDLQIGAEFLEANAALNPQQEKRLKQMGATVRNASFYLEKIKMNEARKTAARITMEKMSIEQLSELHSFYHMMGKICSEVFDKKLEAT; from the exons ATGGATTCGTCCGACTTGTTTCGAATCCTTCCCCGAGTTCTCATCGTCTCTCGCCGGACCGTTCGCAAGAACAAGTTCGTCGACTTCGTCG GAGAGTACCATCTTGATCTTATTGTGGCCTACGGCGCTGTCCCGGTCATCGTGCCGCGAGTCGCTGGCATACACATGCTGCTGGAGAGCTTCGAGCCGATACATGGCGTGCTCCTCTGCGAGGGGGAAGACATCAACCCTGCGCTCTACGGTGCAGCTGATTTCTCCGGTCTCTCGCTTGGGGAGTTCGAGGAGGTCCGCCGCCTCCACGCCAGCGACACCGCCATCGACCACGAAAAGGACACGATCGAGCTCTGGCTTGCCAGGCTCTGCCTCGAGCGCAACATCCCCTTCCTCGGCATTTGCCGGGGCTCGCAGGTCCTCAACGTCGCTTGCGGCGGCACATTGTACCAGGACATCGAGAAGGAGATGGCGACCAAGTGTGAGGAGGGGAACGCCACAGCTCACATCGATTACTCTGACTATGACGGGCACCGGCATCCGGTGAGGGTGGCTGAGAACTCCCCGCTGCATGCTTGGTTTCGGGACTCGTTGGAGGAGGCGAAGATGGAGATCTGGATGAACAGCTATCACCACCAGGGGGTGAAGAGATTGGCGGATCGGTTCGTTCCGATGGCGTTTGCAAGGGATGGCTTGATCGAGGGGTTCTACGATCCTGTTGCTTACAACCCTGAGGAGGGGAAGTTCATCATGGGCTTGCAGTTCCATCCTGAGCGCATGAGACGGCCGGGAACAGAGGATTTCGATTATCCAGGATGCCCTGCTGCTTATCAG GAGTTTGTGAAGGCAGTGATCGCATACCAGAGGAAGGTTAGCAGCACAGCCGACATCGAGAATTGCCAGAGGCTGGGTGAGGAAATGGAGGAGAAAAGGAAGAACATCGTTCGGAGCTTCTCACTTGCAAAGCATGTGTACGTTTCTAAGCAGGAGATGCCTCCGGCGAAAGAACAAGACCTCCAAATAGGAGCCGAATTCCTCGAG GCAAATGCGGCACTGAACCCCCAGCAGGAGAAGAGGCTGAAGCAGATGGGAGCTACGGTGAGGAACGCGTCGTTCTATCTCGAGAAGATTAAGATGAACGAGGCGAGGAAGACGGCAGCAAGGATTACGATGGAGAAGATGTCCATCGAGCAGTTGTCGGAACTGCATTCCTTCTATCACATGATGGGCAAGATATGCTCAGAGGTGTTCGACAAAAAGCTGGAAGCAACTTGA
- the LOC103979910 gene encoding putative glutamine amidotransferase GAT1_2.1 isoform X2: MDSSDLFRILPRVLIVSRRTVRKNKFVDFVGEYHLDLIVAYGAVPVIVPRVAGIHMLLESFEPIHGVLLCEGEDINPALYGAADFSGLSLGEFEEVRRLHASDTAIDHEKDTIELWLARLCLERNIPFLGICRGSQVLNVACGGTLYQDIEKEMATKCEEGNATAHIDYSDYDGHRHPVRVAENSPLHAWFRDSLEEAKMEIWMNSYHHQGVKRLADRFVPMAFARDGLIEGFYDPVAYNPEEGKFIMGLQFHPERMRRPGTEDFDYPGCPAAYQEFVKAVIAYQRKVSSTADIENCQRLGEEMEEKRKNIVRSFSLAKHVYVSKQEMPPAKEQDLQIGAEFLEVRQMRH; encoded by the exons ATGGATTCGTCCGACTTGTTTCGAATCCTTCCCCGAGTTCTCATCGTCTCTCGCCGGACCGTTCGCAAGAACAAGTTCGTCGACTTCGTCG GAGAGTACCATCTTGATCTTATTGTGGCCTACGGCGCTGTCCCGGTCATCGTGCCGCGAGTCGCTGGCATACACATGCTGCTGGAGAGCTTCGAGCCGATACATGGCGTGCTCCTCTGCGAGGGGGAAGACATCAACCCTGCGCTCTACGGTGCAGCTGATTTCTCCGGTCTCTCGCTTGGGGAGTTCGAGGAGGTCCGCCGCCTCCACGCCAGCGACACCGCCATCGACCACGAAAAGGACACGATCGAGCTCTGGCTTGCCAGGCTCTGCCTCGAGCGCAACATCCCCTTCCTCGGCATTTGCCGGGGCTCGCAGGTCCTCAACGTCGCTTGCGGCGGCACATTGTACCAGGACATCGAGAAGGAGATGGCGACCAAGTGTGAGGAGGGGAACGCCACAGCTCACATCGATTACTCTGACTATGACGGGCACCGGCATCCGGTGAGGGTGGCTGAGAACTCCCCGCTGCATGCTTGGTTTCGGGACTCGTTGGAGGAGGCGAAGATGGAGATCTGGATGAACAGCTATCACCACCAGGGGGTGAAGAGATTGGCGGATCGGTTCGTTCCGATGGCGTTTGCAAGGGATGGCTTGATCGAGGGGTTCTACGATCCTGTTGCTTACAACCCTGAGGAGGGGAAGTTCATCATGGGCTTGCAGTTCCATCCTGAGCGCATGAGACGGCCGGGAACAGAGGATTTCGATTATCCAGGATGCCCTGCTGCTTATCAG GAGTTTGTGAAGGCAGTGATCGCATACCAGAGGAAGGTTAGCAGCACAGCCGACATCGAGAATTGCCAGAGGCTGGGTGAGGAAATGGAGGAGAAAAGGAAGAACATCGTTCGGAGCTTCTCACTTGCAAAGCATGTGTACGTTTCTAAGCAGGAGATGCCTCCGGCGAAAGAACAAGACCTCCAAATAGGAGCCGAATTCCTCGAGGTAAG GCAAATGCGGCACTGA
- the LOC135608442 gene encoding LEAF RUST 10 DISEASE-RESISTANCE LOCUS RECEPTOR-LIKE PROTEIN KINASE-like 2.4: protein MTKSFNDKLGQGGFGSVFKGALQDGRLVAVKVLKATKGHGGEEFINEVASISRTSHVNIVGLLGFCLEGSKRALVYDFMPNGSLEKFICSDKSTEEPRFCCEKLSEIALGVARGLEYLHGGCSTRIVHFDIKPHNILLDQDFCPKISDFGLAKLCPPKVSVISMADARGTVGYIAPEVFSRGFGVVSSKSDVYSYGMLLLEMAGGRSSIGATNENTSEVYFPHCLYDDLDRYCNVGVAGVTRETREVARKMMIVGLWCIQMMPENRPSMSEVVEMLKGSATDLQMPPRP from the coding sequence ATGACCAAATCCTTCAATGACAAGCTTGGCCAAGGTGGCTTCGGTTCTGTGTTCAAGGGCGCCCTCCAAGACGGCCGTTTGGTCGCCGTGAAGGTACTGAAAGCAACCAAAGGCCATGGAGGAGAAGAATTCATCAACGAGGTCGCTAGCATCAGCCGCACATCCCACGTCAACATCGTCGGCCTCCTCGGCTTCTGCTTGGAGGGATCAAAGAGAGCTCTCGTCTACGATTTCATGCCCAATGGATCGCTGGAGAAGTTCATCTGCTCCGACAAATCGACGGAGGAACCACGGTTTTGTTGCGAGAAGCTGTCCGAGATCGCACTCGGCGTCGCTCGAGGGTTGGAGTACCTTCATGGCGGCTGTAGTACTCGCATCGTTCACTTCGATATCAAGCCGCACAACATCCTTCTCGACCAAGACTTTTGCCCCAAGATCTCCGATTTCGGACTGGCTAAGTTGTGCCCTCCGAAGGTGAGCGTCATTTCCATGGCGGATGCGAGAGGAACGGTCGGGTATATCGCCCCAGAAGTGTTCTCCAGGGGGTTCGGCGTCGTCTCCAGTAAGTCTGATGTCTATAGTTACGGGATGCTGCTGCTGGAGATGGCTGGAGGAAGGAGCAGCATCGGTGCAACCAATGAGAACACCAGTGAAGTCTATTTCCCACACTGTCTCTATGATGATCTTGATCGATACTGCAATGTAGGAGTTGCCGGTGTGACCAGAGAGACCAGAGAGGTCGCGAGAAAGATGATGATAGTTGGGTTATGGTGCATACAGATGATGCCTGAGAACCGCCCTTCCATGAGCGAGGTGGTGGAGATGTTGAAGGGGAGCGCTACAGACTTGCAAATGCCACCAAGGCCATGA